The Malus domestica chromosome 10, GDT2T_hap1 genome contains a region encoding:
- the LOC103412504 gene encoding uncharacterized protein gives MSLTPISLLTLCILLLLLLPPTATLTLHNLLQSQGLPAGLFPDNVKSYNLDQMGHLEVHLDRSCMTKFETRVYFESIVRANLSYGVLRGLKGLTQEELFLWLPVKGISVSDPSSGLILFDIGVAHKQLSLSLFEEPPVCKPQSQG, from the coding sequence ATGTCTCTGACACCAATATCTTTGCTCACTCTCTgtatccttctccttctccttcttcctcccacCGCCACCCTAACCCTCCACAACCTCCTCCAAAGCCAAGGCCTCCCTGCCGGGCTCTTCCCGGACAATGTGAAGTCCTACAATCTCGACCAGATGGGCCACCTGGAGGTGCATCTGGACCGTTCTTGCATGACCAAGTTCGAGACAAGAGTTTACTTTGAGAGCATAGTCAGAGCTAATCTCAGCTATGGCGTGCTCAGAGGCTTGAAGGGTTTGACTCAGGAGGAGCTTTTTCTTTGGCTGCCGGTGAAGGGAATCTCAGTGAGCGATCCGTCTTCTGGGTTGATTTTGTTTGACATTGGTGTTGCCCATAAgcagctttctctctctctatttgaAGAGCCCCCTGtctgcaagcctcaatctcaaG